The following coding sequences are from one Helicoverpa zea isolate HzStark_Cry1AcR chromosome 4, ilHelZeax1.1, whole genome shotgun sequence window:
- the LOC124629916 gene encoding VWFA and cache domain-containing protein CG16868 — protein sequence MKVLSLLFMITTSCGVCVILAQSDNCTRTNSRGDYKLCVRKLSDTLASKFSEIVVKELGSEYTARFEVRSAYKVSRYQTSDNDVLTSIADKLSYKLSSATNILRDMNNVISDNSTPSFTQPCPFNSIRKSVFIKSSNVYNSLPSQDPKTNMLGRFKDLKVKRQYFLSHMDYATDRDCATMPHSNLRYLYHKIVHPEPKLVVFIIDNNMKEDSLQHAVHVAKETVYALQDSDMIALKMTNMTEFHKFEDTCSTDGMSDLGNATENNKLLLKEYLSSLEVAPTNVSPLAINKELKNLLLQRDLPKHKLFIFLTDTKILKNETWLKIFPYSSNKDETLKFAIGLIYENQADKNSSLGILHIDKWHTHTNNHSVMRLHINDSGVVGQVASAFISLLPGHYGSKKIKIEGPVWEATERDFMISLVLPTPSGVLGLDLYWSDLAEDLVYFKGSNDRKRAFVMDFSGTVLMHTFFPRPESASDKIKFTKLESVETYTFISTVKEEMLANSSGNLTMFEQNSTKSIIYSWKWVGNLYIVCIVSEIMEPAVYNKTNIFFTRSNKEILFHRLDLFPPKMGKMCRHFKQIATIDQGTVYLSPSSFQSPFTYLYDMGDGQEAVTYMQNYLAYLKSVAHGLLSNPGLKNEIQQDVGFLNSILSYYKRQHLHGPYSKYIVRRYAVTESGVLVMFPGTVLEYDYEPVRRPWYTYALENPDKIILTPPNLDVGGAGYVVSISYAVKSSFYPTMVVSMDVTMGFLYKLLIDSMPLCAMSYVKCFIMNNKGYLVSHPGLMDPNSSGPIEQQHITHKESMIAIDMLNHKGFVTKRLCNNFYDKTIQRFYEFNTSLPNVLSNVVSGDHCVHYYIAAIPGTNAFIGLVNASCSVGAFCPCSMVDRLCLNCNRMEQTECECPCECSSELYDCPNSNISRLNQQIPLCGMMLENNNHKSHYFHNFAENLKSCFDFQCETYLSHSSCLGVLGCEWCQIDADGKTPLSAPFCTSQSTCFNGVLGAVTPYGEGTLGHLNRDAFGNYSAIGPIVGCIVTASLVVAVAIYCYRQNVTTASCHNLYVDGPAETWHDADVQMSHLQSDDMHDQSGQDKLLPAMEIEAPISPYRVVTGYRRPHTAGGSDHGYSTMTPHEDSEATGFSVNEPIVLSDDTKSDVSCPLPAKIKPRLKPANDLSITVLPCGKNSIIAPVTVHRHMEAS from the coding sequence ATGAAGGTTTTATCGTTGTTATTTATGATTACGACGAGCTGCGGCGTCTGTGTGATCCTCGCTCAAAGCGATAACTGTACTAGAACTAACAGTCGTGGTGATTACAAACTATGTGTTCGCAAGTTATCCGATACATTAGCCAGTAAATTTAGTGAAATTGTGGTCAAAGAATTGGGCAGTGAGTATACGGCGCGCTTTGAGGTCAGGAGCGCTTACAAAGTAAGCCGATACCAAACCTCTGACAATGATGTATTGACCAGCATTGCTGACAAACTGAGCTACAAACTGTCGTCTGCCACAAACATACTTCGCGACATGAACAATGTTATAAGCGACAATAGTACGCCGTCCTTCACTCAACCTTGCCCATTCAATTCTATTCGCAAGTCTGTGTTTATAAAAAGTTCCAATGTATACAACAGTCTGCCTTCACAGGATCCTAAAACTAACATGTTGGGTCGCTTTAAGGATTTAAAAGTTAAGAGACAGTATTTCCTTTCGCACATGGATTATGCTACTGATAGAGATTGTGCTACAATGCCTCACTCTAATTTGAGGTATCTTTACCATAAGATTGTTCATCCTGAACCAAAACTGGTGGtttttataatagataataatatgaaagAGGATTCATTACAACATGCTGTGCATGTTGCTAAAGAGACAGTGTATGCTCTGCAGGACTCTGACATGATAGCTCTGAAGATGACAAACATGACTGAGTTCCATAAATTCGAAGATACTTGCAGTACAGATGGAATGTCCGATCTTGGAAATGCCACAGAGAACAATAAACTACTCCTGAAAGAATACTTATCCTCTTTAGAAGTAGCACCCACAAATGTGTCTCCGCTAGCAATAAACAAAGAACTGAAAAACTTACTACTCCAGAGAGATTTGCCAAAACACAAGCTATTTATCTTCCTGACAGACACaaagattttgaaaaatgaGACATGGCTTAAAATATTTCCGTACTCTTCCAACAAAGATGAGACTTTGAAATTTGCCATTGGACTTATTTATGAGAATCAAGCTGACAAGAACAGTTCATTGGGTATATTGCATATTGACAAGTGGCACACACATACGAATAACCATTCAGTGATGAGGCTTCATATCAATGACAGTGGAGTTGTGGGGCAAGTAGCCTCAGCATTCATATCTCTGTTACCTGGACACTACGGCAGTAAGAAGATCAAAATTGAAGGACCAGTGTGGGAGGCAACAGAAAGAGACTTCATGATATCTTTAGTGCTACCAACACCGAGTGGAGTGCTTGGACTTGACCTGTATTGGTCAGATCTTGCAGAGGActtagtgtattttaaaggctcAAATGATAGGAAAAGAGCTTTTGTAATGGATTTTTCAGGTACAGTTTTAATGCACACATTTTTTCCCAGGCCAGAATCAGCATCTGATAAAATCAAATTTACAAAACTGGAAAGTGTTGAGACATACACTTTCATATCAACTGTAAAGGAAGAAATGTTAGCTAATAGTTCTGGCAATTTGACTATGTTTGAACAGAACTCCACTAAATCAATTATTTACTCTTGGAAATGGGTAGGAAACTTGTACATAGTTTGTATTGTGTCTGAGATAATGGAACCTGCTgtatacaataaaacaaacatattcTTTACTAGGAGTAATAAGGAAATATTGTTCCACAGGTTGGATTTATTCCCTCCTAAAATGGGTAAAATGTGTAGACATTTCAAACAGATTGCTACTATTGATCAGGGTACTGTGTATTTAAGTCCGTCAAGCTTCCAGTCACCTTTCACCTATTTATATGACATGGGTGACGGCCAAGAAGCCGTTACTTATATGCAAAACTATTTAGCTTACTTAAAAAGTGTTGCTCATGGCTTACTTTCCAATCCCGGTCTCAAGAATGAAATTCAGCAAGATGTTGGTTTCCTTAACTCCATATTGTCATACTATAAAAGGCAACACTTGCATGGACCCTATTCAAAGTACATAGTCAGAAGATATGCAGTGACAGAGAGTGGGGTTCTGGTGATGTTCCCTGGCACTGTATTAGAGTATGATTATGAGCCAGTGAGGAGGCCTTGGTATACATATGCTTTAGAGAATCCTGACAAAATCATTCTAACACCACCTAATCTAGATGTTGGTGGTGCTGGCTATGTTGTTTCTATATCATATGCTGTAAAAAGTTCCTTCTATCCTACTATGGTTGTGTCAATGGATGTTACTATGGGATTTCTGTACAAGCTTCTTATAGATAGTATGCCCCTATGTGCCATGTCTTATGTTAAATGTTTTATCATGAACAATAAAGGTTATTTAGTGTCCCATCCTGGACTCATGGACCCAAACAGCTCTGGTCCAATTGAACAACAACATATCACACATAAAGAATCCATGATTGCAATTGACATGCTCAATCACAAAGGTTTTGTTACCAAAAGACTGTGCAAtaatttttatgataaaacaattcagcgattttatgaatttaatacctCTCTTCCTAATGTGCTCTCTAATGTGGTATCAGGAGACCACTGTGTTCATTATTACATAGCTGCCATCCCAGGCACCAATGCTTTCATAGGTCTTGTAAACGCATCTTGCAGCGTGGGTGCTTTCTGTCCTTGCAGTATGGTTGACAGATTATGTCTAAACTGTAACAGAATGGAACAAACTGAGTGTGAGTGCCCATGTGAATGTAGCTCAGAGCTGTATGACTGTCCCAACTCAAACATATCACGTTTGAACCAACAGATACCTCTTTGTGGCATGATGCTTGAGAATAATAACCATAAGTCGCATTACTTCCATAACTTTGCCGAAAATTTGAAATCGTGTTTCGATTTTCAGTGCGAGACTTATTTGTCGCACTCGTCCTGTCTGGGCGTTCTTGGTTGTGAATGGTGTCAAATAGATGCTGACGGTAAAACCCCACTGTCGGCGCCGTTCTGTACGTCTCAGTCAACATGTTTCAACGGCGTGTTAGGCGCCGTCACTCCTTATGGAGAGGGCACTCTCGGACATCTCAATAGAGATGCGTTCGGAAACTATTCGGCAATAGGACCAATCGTAGGGTGTATAGTCACTGCAAGCTTGGTTGTTGCCGTGGCCATATACTGCTACAGGCAGAACGTGACCACCGCCAGTTGCCATAATTTGTATGTCGATGGTCCAGCAGAGACCTGGCATGATGCAGATGTTCAAATGAGCCATTTACAATCTGATGATATGCATGACCAGTCTGGTCAAGATAAGTTGTTACCAGCCATGGAGATAGAAGCACCTATATCTCCATACAGGGTGGTCACAGGATACAGAAGACCACACACAGCAGGTGGTTCAGATCATGGGTACTCGACAATGACTCCCCATGAAGATTCAGAGGCTACTGGGTTCTCTGTGAATGAGCCAATTGTACTATCAGATGACACCAAGTCTGATGTAAGTTGTCCTCTGCCTGCCAAAATAAAGCCCAGATTAAAACCTGCTAATGATTTAAGCATAACTGTCCTGCCCTGTGGCAAGAACAGCATCATAGCTCCTGTTACTGTGCACAGGCATATGGAAGCCTCCTAA
- the LOC124629922 gene encoding la-related protein 7 isoform X1: MSFSQTFAREERLSALPLTMSESEAAEVVDQETKHEHSPRKRIRHRKKQLYENILKQMEFYFSDANLTKDRFLGDLVKKDPYVPLELFLKFNKVRSLTQDVNDIAKAMKNSTLLDLSEDRLKVKRKTAVLPYDADSRTVYVESIPVTASREWLERVFSDYGHVAYISLPKFKNSQKIKGFAFIEFNRPEDAQKCINTFTKMGCKLPTCMPPEDLSSIKMFSVDEPNEDMPEKKIEEEYEPPKKKKKKDKKTPQKGLELKLGSESDSEKRVDTPTEETKSIASVTTPTEENKLLDLESKDELTSHDEGKETGDGDTPRKKKTRKRTAKERSKAKNNLSKNEAPRGALWGLQVLSKSEWKALRNKYLNLQRKYMKEMKMNIHKKKHQYSSIPAPAAPSVEVEPGLPSGQADAPKGIASIEKVPGLFVKEILPEPCLDVRLTKRTIRSNIHALHVDVKEGQTEAIIRFDTPKAAEEYCANTANHARILSGPEEQEQWSRAESAIAHRRPRGRCRLLALGDARDAAHALAPASPQPTHTHIRFEDE, encoded by the exons ATGTCATTTTCACAAACGTTTGCGAGAGAAGAACG TCTTTCAGCTTTGCCACTTACAATGTCGGAGTCGGAAGCTGCCGAAGTAGTTGATCAAGAAACCAAACATGAACACAGTCCTAGGAAGCGCATACGCCATCGTAAGAAACAGTTGTACGAGAATATATTAAAGCAAATGGAGTTCTACTTTAGTGACGCCAACTTAACAAAGGATAGGTTTTTGGGAGACCTCGTGAAAAAAGATCCTTATGTGCCTCTGGAATTGTTTCTGAAGTTCAACAAAGTTCGTTCGTTGACGCAGGATGTTAACGACATAGCGAAAGCTATGAAGAACTCCACGCTTTTGGATTTGTCAGAAGATAGACTGAAG GTAAAGAGAAAGACTGCTGTATTACCATATGATGCTGACTCCAGGACTGTGTATGTGGAATCTATACCAGTGACTGCAAGCCGGGAGTGGCTGGAGCGGGTTTTCTCCGACTACGGCCATGTGGCTTACATATCTCTTCCTAAGTTTAAAAACTCACAGAAAATTAAG GGTTTTGCATTCATAGAATTCAACCGACCAGAGGATGCTCAGAAATGTATAAACACATTCACAAAAATGGGATGCAAGTTACCAACCTGTATGCCACCAGAAGACCTGTCTTCCATAAAGATGTTCTCAGTAGATGAACCAAATGAGGACATGCCGGAGAAGAAGATAGAAGAAGAATATGAACCCcctaagaagaagaaaaagaaggaTAAGAAAACTCCACAGAAGGGTTTAGAGTTGAAGTTGGGAAGTGAGTCTGATAGTGAGAAGAGAGTTGATACTCCCACT GAAGAAACCAAAAGCATAGCCAGTGTGACAACACCAACAGAA GAAAACAAACTATTAGACCTAGAATCAAAGGATGAACTAACCAGCCACGATGAAGGGAAAGAAACTGGTGATGGAGACACACCAAGAAAGAAGAAAACTCGGAAACGTACCGCAAAAGAACGCAGCAAAgccaaaaataatttgagcaaGAATGAAGCACCTAGAGGAGCTTTGTGGGGCTTACAAGTGCTGTCGAAGTCAGAATGGAAAGCTCTTAGGAACAAGTATTTAAATCTTCAAAGGAAGTATATGAAGGAGATGAAAATGAACATACACAAAAAGAAACATCAGTACTCTAGTATACCTGCACCCGCTGCGCCTTCCGTTGAAGTTGAACCAG GACTTCCTTCAGGCCAAGCAGATGCTCCCAAAGGCATAGCATCCATAGAAAAAGTACCAGGTCTATTTGTGAAGGAAATTCTACCTGAACCATGCTTAGATGTCAGGCTCACTAAAAGGACA ATTAGAAGCAACATTCACGCCTTACACGTTGATGTAAAAGAGGGGCAGACAGAAGCGATTATAAGATTTGATACCCCTAAAGCAGCTGAAGAG TACTGCGCCAACACAGCAAACCACGCCCGCATACTCTCAGGTCCCGAAGAGCAGGAGCAGTGGTCGCGTGCCGAGAGCGCCATCGCGCACCGGCGGCCGCGCGGCCGCTGCCGTCTGCTGGCGCTGGGCGACGCACGTGACGCGGCTCATGCACTGGCACCCGCCTCGCCGCAACCTACCCACACGCATATACGATTTGAAGATGAATAG
- the LOC124629922 gene encoding la-related protein 7 isoform X2 — protein sequence MSESEAAEVVDQETKHEHSPRKRIRHRKKQLYENILKQMEFYFSDANLTKDRFLGDLVKKDPYVPLELFLKFNKVRSLTQDVNDIAKAMKNSTLLDLSEDRLKVKRKTAVLPYDADSRTVYVESIPVTASREWLERVFSDYGHVAYISLPKFKNSQKIKGFAFIEFNRPEDAQKCINTFTKMGCKLPTCMPPEDLSSIKMFSVDEPNEDMPEKKIEEEYEPPKKKKKKDKKTPQKGLELKLGSESDSEKRVDTPTEETKSIASVTTPTEENKLLDLESKDELTSHDEGKETGDGDTPRKKKTRKRTAKERSKAKNNLSKNEAPRGALWGLQVLSKSEWKALRNKYLNLQRKYMKEMKMNIHKKKHQYSSIPAPAAPSVEVEPGLPSGQADAPKGIASIEKVPGLFVKEILPEPCLDVRLTKRTIRSNIHALHVDVKEGQTEAIIRFDTPKAAEEYCANTANHARILSGPEEQEQWSRAESAIAHRRPRGRCRLLALGDARDAAHALAPASPQPTHTHIRFEDE from the exons ATGTCGGAGTCGGAAGCTGCCGAAGTAGTTGATCAAGAAACCAAACATGAACACAGTCCTAGGAAGCGCATACGCCATCGTAAGAAACAGTTGTACGAGAATATATTAAAGCAAATGGAGTTCTACTTTAGTGACGCCAACTTAACAAAGGATAGGTTTTTGGGAGACCTCGTGAAAAAAGATCCTTATGTGCCTCTGGAATTGTTTCTGAAGTTCAACAAAGTTCGTTCGTTGACGCAGGATGTTAACGACATAGCGAAAGCTATGAAGAACTCCACGCTTTTGGATTTGTCAGAAGATAGACTGAAG GTAAAGAGAAAGACTGCTGTATTACCATATGATGCTGACTCCAGGACTGTGTATGTGGAATCTATACCAGTGACTGCAAGCCGGGAGTGGCTGGAGCGGGTTTTCTCCGACTACGGCCATGTGGCTTACATATCTCTTCCTAAGTTTAAAAACTCACAGAAAATTAAG GGTTTTGCATTCATAGAATTCAACCGACCAGAGGATGCTCAGAAATGTATAAACACATTCACAAAAATGGGATGCAAGTTACCAACCTGTATGCCACCAGAAGACCTGTCTTCCATAAAGATGTTCTCAGTAGATGAACCAAATGAGGACATGCCGGAGAAGAAGATAGAAGAAGAATATGAACCCcctaagaagaagaaaaagaaggaTAAGAAAACTCCACAGAAGGGTTTAGAGTTGAAGTTGGGAAGTGAGTCTGATAGTGAGAAGAGAGTTGATACTCCCACT GAAGAAACCAAAAGCATAGCCAGTGTGACAACACCAACAGAA GAAAACAAACTATTAGACCTAGAATCAAAGGATGAACTAACCAGCCACGATGAAGGGAAAGAAACTGGTGATGGAGACACACCAAGAAAGAAGAAAACTCGGAAACGTACCGCAAAAGAACGCAGCAAAgccaaaaataatttgagcaaGAATGAAGCACCTAGAGGAGCTTTGTGGGGCTTACAAGTGCTGTCGAAGTCAGAATGGAAAGCTCTTAGGAACAAGTATTTAAATCTTCAAAGGAAGTATATGAAGGAGATGAAAATGAACATACACAAAAAGAAACATCAGTACTCTAGTATACCTGCACCCGCTGCGCCTTCCGTTGAAGTTGAACCAG GACTTCCTTCAGGCCAAGCAGATGCTCCCAAAGGCATAGCATCCATAGAAAAAGTACCAGGTCTATTTGTGAAGGAAATTCTACCTGAACCATGCTTAGATGTCAGGCTCACTAAAAGGACA ATTAGAAGCAACATTCACGCCTTACACGTTGATGTAAAAGAGGGGCAGACAGAAGCGATTATAAGATTTGATACCCCTAAAGCAGCTGAAGAG TACTGCGCCAACACAGCAAACCACGCCCGCATACTCTCAGGTCCCGAAGAGCAGGAGCAGTGGTCGCGTGCCGAGAGCGCCATCGCGCACCGGCGGCCGCGCGGCCGCTGCCGTCTGCTGGCGCTGGGCGACGCACGTGACGCGGCTCATGCACTGGCACCCGCCTCGCCGCAACCTACCCACACGCATATACGATTTGAAGATGAATAG
- the LOC124629923 gene encoding uncharacterized protein LOC124629923 isoform X2, translated as MDRNKPPDPDPPDISAYAPLSPNYPLSQFADVACSIADSQNLSASNARKRSGDDANIVVSTPPPKQQRNLVGRSRCDRSDGYGGSALLVNNRVPLSTLALSALDGDMNIVAGRVEVSSY; from the exons ATGGATCGCAATAAAcctcccgatcccgatcctcccgacatctctgcatacgCTCCTCTTTCCCCTAACTACCCATTATCCCAATTCgccgatgttgcttgcagcatcgcggactcccagaacTTATCTGCCTCGAatgccaggaaacgctccggagatgatgcaaaCATTGTCGTGTCAACCCCACCACCGAAACAACAAAGGAAtttagttggccgcagcag atgtgacagatctgatggctatggagggtcggctctcctcgttaataatcgtgttccaCTGTCGACCTTGGCACTTTCtgctctggatggtgatatgaatatagtcgCAGGTAGAGTAGAAG tgtcgTCCTACTAA
- the LOC124629923 gene encoding uncharacterized protein LOC124629923 isoform X1 — protein MKLVYNALVRSILDYGSHLVIPGNKGALAGLDRIQSQCLRIISGCMKSSPINALQVECAEPPLALRRQYLASRFLSRVIPKSSHPLIPKLRELDTLCHSSKYWEHKELPLFLKAFRFFQNLESPITSHPRLPLFNYSYEVLCFTPKIFYNIGISKNSPSANSAFNAVLGERWTGFQRFFTDASKFNSGYTVAAVYYQNSKIILKFRCPKESSIFTGECVALLEACRFIESHEINFGVIFTDSLSCLQALSQNSFRTKLHCPIVLEIKNSLYSCARQEKVVHLVWIPSHCGIKGNECADALAKDACTSESADLAHFSLQGHDLLNLPKLSLDTSWQEWWNISSKKKGSSYYAIQPVVKPKPWFSRFKKYPKQVISVLCRIRIGHCCTPVFLRKIRVQDSSLCECGLDEGTLDHIFFNCPNNSSFDLYGRLQKLKIPLPINFRSLLSHSCPELLQLLLMSIHRNNIKL, from the coding sequence aTGAAATTAGTCTATAATGctttagtccgcagtatcctggactatgggtcacacctgGTGATTCCAGgtaacaaaggtgccttggccggtttagataggatccagtctcaatgccttcgaatcatctcaggttgcatgaagtcgtcgcctattaacgccttacaggtcgaatgcgctgaaccccCCCTAGCCCTAAGACGGCAGTATCTCGCTTCCCgattcctatccagggttattcccaagtcatcCCACcctctcatcccaaaactcagagagcttgacacccTATGTCACAGttcaaaatattgggaacataaaGAACTCCCCCTTTTCCTAAAAGCATTCCGATTTTtccaaaatttagaatcccctaTTACATCACATCCCAGACTTCCCTTATTTAATTACTcatatgaagtactttgctttactcctaaaatattttataacattggcatatctaaaaactccccatcggcaaattcggcctttaatgcggttttgggtgaacgatggactgggtttcaaaggttcttcacggatgcttccaaatttaataGTGGTTATACTGTGGCCGCGGTTTATTATCAGAACTCGAAAATCATTCTTAAATTTAGATGTCCAAAGGAGTCTTctatatttacaggcgagtgcgtggcattattggaagcttgtcgctttatagagtcccatgagatcaactttggagttatctttactgattCCCTTAGttgtctccaagccctatcccagaattCCTTTcgaactaaactccattgtcctattgtcctggaaaTTAAAAATTCCCTTTACTCCTGCGCTAGGCAAGAAAAAGTAGTCCACCTAGTTTGGATTCCCAGTCACTGCGGTATAAAGGGAAATGAATGTGCCGACGCCTTGGCCAAAGACGCATGCACATCTGAGTCAGCCgaccttgcacacttctcccttcaagggcatgacctactaaacctccctaaattgagtcttgacacctcgtggcaggaatggtggaatatCTCCAGCAAAAAGAAAGGCAGCTCCTATTACGCTAtccaaccggttgtaaaaccaaaaccgtggttctcccgttttaaaaaataccccAAACAGGTTatttcagtcctgtgcagaatacggATAGGTCATTGTTGCACTCCGGTTTttttgcgcaaaattcgggtgcaggattcgtCCCTCTGCGAGTGCGGACTAGAtgagggtaccctggaccatatattttttaactgccCTAATAACTCCTCTTtcgatttatatggtcgtctccaaaaactcaaaattcctctccctattaatttccgttccctcttatcacactcctgtccagaactgctccagttGCTGTTAATGTCTATTCATCGAAACAACATTAAActataa